GAGCGCGGGCACTTCTCGACTCCTCCGGACCGCCTGATTGAGGCGGATGGACGCTGGCGGATGGTGGCGTGGCCGGAGGGCGATTTCCTGGCGCGCATGGCCGCGGACAGTCCGTCGGATGCGGTCGCCCAACTGCTGCAAGTACCGGCAGCAAACACGAATCCACTCGTCTGGGGCACACTTGTAGATGCAGCTCTCCTGCTGGACGAGCCGTTTGCGACACAGCTGGCGGAGCGGATCACGCGCGTCTTGCCAACGCTGCCGCCGGTCTATCTGCCCCACAGGGCCGTCAACCTGCTTGCGCACCTCGCGGGGCTCTCCAGCAGAAGTGCATTGCCTCTGCTCCGCGCTCTACTCAAGCTGCGGTCCGACGCGGACCGCGACGCTCACCTCAACACGTTGAGAGCGCAGGGGAGTATGCTCTTCCTGTCAGGCCTGTCGACCGAATGGACACTGGCCCAGCTCGATATTCACGAACTTCAACGGCTAGTCGAGCGCGCCTTACCCGGCCTCCTGCAATTCAATCCGCTCGCCACGTTCACGGCATTGGTCAAAGTGCTGCATCGGGCACTGTATCTGCTTCGGGGGGAGGGCGAAGATCGCGGTGATTGGGCGTCGAGTCAGACCTGGTGCCCGCATCTCGAGACGGCGAATAGCCACGACGACGTGCGGGCTGTCCTGCTTGGCGCCACGGTGCGGGCCGCGGTCACCGCCGCAGCGTGTAGTCCCGGTGACCTCAATGCGGTGCTCGCGGAACTCAGGCGCCGGCCTGGCGTCATCTGGCAGCGCGTTGCGTGGCATGTCCTCGCCGTAACCCCACGCGGGGCTCTCGATGCCGTCGAAGCGCTCATCGCGGGCGACTCATTACTCGAGTCGCCGTTCGGTTCCCGAGAAGCCGGCATGCTGCTGCGTGCGCACTTCGGTTCGGTCTCTCCGGAAGCGCGCGCGCGCTTCGCCGCGGCCCTCGTCCAGGGGCCGCCCCCCGACGAGATGCAACGCAGGGTTGCCTTCGACAAGGAGTGGAGGCCCGAGGAGCTCGGTCTGGACCAAAAGCCCATCTCCGATGAAGCGCGCGCCGAACGCATCAAGGACGCGTGGCAGCGTCGGCGGCTCCGCCTCTTTCACGCCGAACTACCACCTGAACTAGCCGAGTTGGCGAGCAGTCTGGGGCACATACCAATGACGCCAACGCGGGAGGAGCAGGCCAACGATGAGGGCGTAATGCTTAGCATGGGCGTGTCGAGCTGGGGCGGCCCGCCGAGTCCGAAGTCGGTGGACGAACTCAGTGCGATGACCCCGTCCCAACTCCTTGCATTTCTCGCCGAGTGGCATCCCGATGACTCCCTGGGTTCCGCACGCGACGCCCGGTGGTCGCTGAATCGGGCGCTCACAGAGTACGCAACGCGACATGTGGACGCTGCGGTGGATACGCTCAACATTGGAGTCAGCGAGCAGTTGGATAAGGCGCATGCAACTGCTCTGGTAGACGGCATTCGCGAGGCCGTCTCCAAGCCAACTGATGTGCCATGGCCTTCCCTCATTTCCGCGCTAACGGCGTTGCTGGAGCGGTGCACAACGGAGGCGCCTTCGCTCGAGCTCAAGGGGATTGAGGCGCGAGTGAGTCTCGTACAGTCAGTGATCCAAACACTAATCGCTGGCTGCAGCACGGATGTAATACCGGCTGAACATGTCGCGAGTATGCGCGGCATCGTGCAATCGCTTGCGAGTTCGCATCTCCCAACCATTGGGCTGCTACCAGATAGTGATCGCTGGCACGACATTGTCAGCCACGCACTGAACCGCCTTGGCGGGGATATTGTGCGTCTGCTGGTAAATGTTGGGTTGTGGCACTACCGCGTGGTACGAGGCGGAGATGGGAAAGGCGATGGCTCATGGACGGGACCGGAGGAGACGGTCACTGCGTGGGTAGATCCAATTCTTACCACGTTATTCGAGCTTTCGCGGCGTCGTGACGACGCGATCTCGATCTCGATAGCCAGGCAGATCGAATGGGTTCGGCTGTTGTCTCCGAATTGGGTGAAGGAGAACAGTGAACGCCTCTTCGCGACGGAAGGAGGCATAATCAACCCTGCTGCGAGAGCGATGGTTGAGGGGCCCGGGCCATGGCGGATCAGTATCATGGAATCGCGGCTGGTGCTCCGACAACTAGCGGTGGCGCTCGCGGCAATGCCAACCGACGATCACTCTGGTGACTCGCTCGGAACTGCATTGCTTTGGCGGTGCGTAGTTGGCTATCTGTGGGGCGTCTGGGACCGCGAGGAGCCTGACCAGATCCTTGAACTCGGGTTTGCAGCGACCACCGGGGAAGAGAGGGGGCACGTCTACTGGCGGATCTTTCGCGCGCTGTCCGATACGCCAGCGGCGGATCCTGAGTTCATGGCGCGAGCACTCCAACTCTGGCGCTGGCGCATCGCGGAGTTGAAGTCGATGGATCCCTCTGCGGAGCGCAATGTGGAAGCCGAAGGCTTGCTCTGGTTGCTGAGGTCCCCGCAACTGGATCCGGTCACTGTCGTCGCACTCGGGCTCGAGACGCTGAAACTTGGACCGTTCTCTGATCGTCTCGCCTCAGGCGCTTGGGAGCGAGCGTCGATACTCATGGCGTCCATACCCGTGCAGGCATTTGAGTTGTTCGAGCAACTACTCGAGCTGCAACTTCAGGCGGACTATGCGTATGTCCCGTTCGATTTGGTTGCGCCAGGTCTGCGGACGGCGCTCAGCATCGAGGATGCAGCCGTGCGAGAGCGTGCGCAGGCACTCATCCATCGGCTTGGTGAGCAAGGCCACCGCGAGTTTGGCCAACTGCTGAGAGAATGAGTGTCACGGCCAATTCGAGGTGCCTTGTCGCATCTCCGCATGTGAGGTGGACAATAAAGATGTCGGCCGTTGCGAGCGATGGCGCACCGAATTGTGCCTCACGCCGCGGCGTCGGCGACCGCGCGCACCACCTCCGCGCGTCGGCTGACAGTCAGCTGCAATACCGCACCGAAGACCGCTTGTCATTGGCGCCGGGCAAGGAGGGCTAAGCAGATGCGGCAAAGACCAACCGACTGACGACCGAAAGGGGTGCCGTCCCGACGGTGGTGATTCGTGACACGGCAGGCGTCCTCGGAAAACTCTACCATGCGCAACACCCCGCAGTATGCCATTGTGGACCCACTGGGTGTCCTGCGTTACGTGGGAGCCATCGACGACAAGCGGACATCCGCGGTGGCAGACGTGGCGGGCGCGAACAACTATGTCCGCGCGGCACTCGAGCAGGGGTTAGCCGGTAAGCCGATCGCCGTCACACAGACCCAGCCCTATGGCTGTACGGTGCAGGATTGAATTGGACTCCGAACGATCCCCGAGAGGCCGGGTGGGTGACACCATGCCGTCCTGCCTTGTCCGGCGAGCCTGCTGCCGTTAGGCTCCAACAAGCCCTCTAACCGCACCTCTGTTGATTCGCTGGCGTCGCTTCATCGCGTTCATGGTCATGTGCTGCCTCGCCTTGTATTCGGGTGAGGGGCTGATCGCGGACGCACATGATGGTGATGCCCAGGTTTCGGGCATTGCAGCCATCACGACGCAGGGAAGCGGGCCGGCGGACTCGTCGACGCCGGACGGTCCCGTGCATTCCCAGCATGTGTGTCATTGCTTGCACGCTCACGGCGCCGCCACTATGGTGAGTTCCGGCGATGCTGAATCGGCATTCGTGACCGCGAGCGCGCCGGTGGTACGCATTGCCCGCATTCCGGCGAGCACCCGTCTCGAGCCAAAGCTCCGTCCGCCGATCAACGGCTGACGTTTGACGGAACGCCTGCTGCGTGAGCCTCCGCAGCAAGGCGTTTGCTCACGCTCGGCATCCTGCCGCGCAATTCCGACAACCCGGCTTTCGCTCACCCCCACACCCGTGGTGCGCCGAAACAGCGCAGGCTCCGTGATCCCCACACCGGGATTCCACGGCTGCACGCGAGGCTTCCGCACCTCGGCTCCGGACCGCAAAGCCGAACGCCTCTCCAGACATGTCGTCAGTCGTAGGCCACCCGGCAGCGACGTGGCTTCGCGCGATCGTCTCGCGCGCCGCGTGCCTCGTCGGGGGCCCTTCTTTGCTGTTGCTGCCTGCGCTCGGCGCGGCAGCGGCACAGAACCGGGTACCACCCGATCCTCGCGAAGCAGGTTCTTCCGTACAGGGCGACAGCATCCGCCTGTCGTTGGAGCAGATGCGAAGCCTCGTGCTCTCCAGCGCTCCGGCCTATCTCGCCATTCGCGAGGAGTTCGCCGTCGCGCGGGGCGTGCTACGACAGGCATCAATCCTGCCGTTCAATCCGGACCTCGCGCTCAACATTCCGGGGACCGGGCCCACACAACCGCGGAATCCGGTCGAGATCAATCTCATGCAGGAAATCGAGTGGGCCGGCCAGCGCGGTCTGCGTCGTCGCGCCACGCGCGCCGGTGTGAGCCTCGCCAGCGCCATCATCTACGACGCTGCCCGCCAAAGCATCGCCGAAGCGTCCAAGGCATTCTATGCGGCCGAGGCATCGTTGAGACGCCTCGAAGTCGTGCGCGCCAGCGCGGAGTTCGGACGCCGCCTGCTCGAAGCCGTGCAGTTGCAGTTGCGCGAGGGGGAGATCAGCATACTCGAGGCGAATCTTGCCGAGATCGAAGCCGGGCGGGCGCGGGCCCGCGTGATCGGCGAACAGCGTCAGCAAACGGCCAGGCTGGTGGAGCTCAAGCGTGTCGTGGGCATGAGCGTGGATGCGAAGCTTGCCCTCGAACCCTCGGCATCAGCCTCCGACACGTCCGGAATGCCGGCAGTATCGGCCGCTCGACCCGTCGCACCGGTGGTGGACGACAGCGGGCAGGTGCGCGACCTCGATTCCCTGGTGAACGCCGCCATCGGCAATCGCGCGGACATCCGTGCCTTCGACGCCCAGATCAGTGAGGTCACACTGCGCGCGCAACTCACGCGACGGGAAGCGATCCCCAATGTGCGCCTGGGTGTGTACATGGAACGGATGCCCGGGGAGCAGGGACTGCGTCTCGGTCCGGCCTTCGGCTTTGGCCTCCCACTCTGGAACCGCAATCAGGGTACGGCGGACGCGCTGGCCGCGCGTAGACGGCAGCTCGAACTCGATCGGCGCGCGGCCGTCCTCCGGGTGCGCGCCCAGATCGTCACCGCCGCGAGCGCCTACGTCGCCACGGCCAACGAAATCGCGATCTATGCGCGCACGGTGCTGCAGCCGGCACGCACGAACGGCGCGTTGCTCGAGACGGCGTATCGCGCGGGCAAGATCCCGTTACCGACACTCCTCCTGCTCCGGAATCAGCTGCTCGATGCGGAGTTGGGCTATTGGGATGCGTGGCTACTCCGCCAGCAATCCCTGGTCGAATTGGAGTCCGCCCTCGGCGGGCCGGCCATCGCGCCATCGGATGCAGAATTGCCGTCGCTCACCACACAGGAATCCCACCGATGACCGATATCGATACGCATTCGTGGCACGCGCGCGGACGCCGTGCCATGACATGGCTTTACATCACGAGCTGTTCCGTCGTGCTGTCCGCTTGTGACACGGCGGACACGCCTCCCGGCGACTCCACCGAGGTGCACGCCGAAGCAGAGGGGAAAGCGCCGGACCATGTCGAGCTCGACACCACGCAGATCCGCCAGGGCGGCATCGTGGTTGAACCCGCTCCGTCGATCGCGAGCAGCACGCTGCCCGTGACAGGCGCCATCGGGTACGACGCCAATCGCGTCAGCCACGTGGGCTCGCGCACCAGTGGCCGTGTGATCATGTTGCGGGTGGACCTCGGCACGCGCGTGAAG
The Gemmatimonas aurantiaca genome window above contains:
- a CDS encoding TolC family protein; this translates as MSSVVGHPAATWLRAIVSRAACLVGGPSLLLLPALGAAAAQNRVPPDPREAGSSVQGDSIRLSLEQMRSLVLSSAPAYLAIREEFAVARGVLRQASILPFNPDLALNIPGTGPTQPRNPVEINLMQEIEWAGQRGLRRRATRAGVSLASAIIYDAARQSIAEASKAFYAAEASLRRLEVVRASAEFGRRLLEAVQLQLREGEISILEANLAEIEAGRARARVIGEQRQQTARLVELKRVVGMSVDAKLALEPSASASDTSGMPAVSAARPVAPVVDDSGQVRDLDSLVNAAIGNRADIRAFDAQISEVTLRAQLTRREAIPNVRLGVYMERMPGEQGLRLGPAFGFGLPLWNRNQGTADALAARRRQLELDRRAAVLRVRAQIVTAASAYVATANEIAIYARTVLQPARTNGALLETAYRAGKIPLPTLLLLRNQLLDAELGYWDAWLLRQQSLVELESALGGPAIAPSDAELPSLTTQESHR